The sequence below is a genomic window from Glandiceps talaboti chromosome 14, keGlaTala1.1, whole genome shotgun sequence.
AGTATGTAATTATTGCTCATTCCTTacaagttgtctgagtgtgtgtacaaatgtcatgttacatgagtgaaacaccaaggaaATGGTCCTTTGTACCATGTTATCTGTCATTTGTAACTTATTAGTGTTATTTGAACTTTGATATCGTACTTTGTTTTTCAatgattatttgtttgtttgtcttacAGATTCAGAAGAACAGGTGTTCTAGCCCCGCCTATCATTTATATACAAGTCAGAGATGTCGTCACGCATTCCTCCAAGATTTCTAGCACCTAAAGTTCCTAAAGGAAAGAAGAGAAAACACGCGTGTACTCCAGATCCTGAATCTGTCGATGATGACAAATCGACCCAAAACGATCTGGGTGGCGAAACGCTATCGAGTAAAGTTGTCGGAAACCCGTCAAAAAAACTTAACTAATATAGAGTCAACGACTAGAGTACCGAAGAAAAAACAAGCTCAACAGACAGACCAGGGACATAAGTCTGGCACTCAGGAACCTAGTGTTCAAACCAATGTCCTAATGTTTACAAATACCATGGGAGACGGTATTTCAGAATATAGTCGACGGCCAATCGCTGATCCAGTCAAGTCAATTTCACATAAAACCCCAGTTGTTGTGTTTGATCTTGACACAACGTCACTGAAGCGAGATACAGCTATTTGCCAGATTGCAGCAGAGTATGATGGGGCGTCTTTCGATACGTATGTTGATCCACAGCAAGAATTTGATGATGAGGCGTCTCAAATCAATGGCTTCATATATATAGAGGGCCAGCTCTTCTATAAAGGTGACCAAGTGCAAACTGAAAGTCTGAAAGCAGCGTTAAAGAAATTCATCGAATGGATTCCACAAGATTCTGTTTTGGTTGCCCACAACAACAAATGTTTCGATGCTCTAGTTCTTGTACGTTGTgctcaaatatgcaaattagagaaAAAGCTGGAggaaaaatgttgtttttcagATTCTTTACCTATATTCAGAGAGATCTTACGCGACCAACCACGACATTCACTACAAGCATTGGCAGAAGAATACCTTAATGTTCGAGACTACAGGGATCAGCAGTTTAATGCCATAGAGAAAACTAAGATGTTGCGACAATTATTGATGGACGACCACACTTTTGACGAGGTTCATTTACAAAATCATAGCTTcactgttgactacgctcggaAAATGGTAGCCTACAAGGACTATTGGGAGTTAGACTTCAACTGAGAAGCAGACTATGTGACTTAgtagagagtgagagtgagagagagagagagagagagagagagagagagagagagagagagagagagagtgtgtgtgtgtgtgtgtgtgtgtgtgtgtgtgtgtgaattagAGGGATAAGATCATCACAGAAATTAATGTAAGAGATGACTAAAATAAAGAATTCAAAATAAAGCATCAAATTCGTGTACTTTAACTTTTTAATTACCGAAAAGTGACAGAAACCGGATTTTGGAAATGGGACTGAGTACACGCTCACTCAAgagaaaatgtttaaaatatcacCTCCCCTCTTCAAAGTGGAGTTTgtaaaattaattgaaaatgtgAAAACTCTAaactaatattttgataaaaataaacataaacgtgtttttatttcatgatcGTTGTCCAAAAGTGGTACTGATTGATgcgaaaaagaaaacaaaaaacaagatCGCAGATTCCgaattttacaatgtacatgtaggcctaCTCGCGCATTGATTTTCTGCACAGGTTGATTCAATTTGATTACAGCTAGTACACCGGATTCGTAAATGTGCATGATGTAGGGTACCATTTAATTAAACAGACAAAAGTGTGTACTTTGTTCACGACACTGTAGTATATCACAATcgatattttgttaaccatataTTTGTTTGGTTGAAATGTCACGAAATGTCTGCTGGCAAGTAGGTCAGACAATCACCCCTAACCTTCATGCCATTGTATCCTTCCGCGTAGTCCTGcctgcatacggagtaatccgggactcgactCTGACAATTGTAAGTCCTTCTGACTAAACTTCTTGTTGGATTGATCACTATATACGCAATAAAATACTAACGGACTAAGTTTAAAGGGGTCTCTAACATTACTGTCAATAAGGACTGGTCATATGGGGGcgcaaagagagagagagagagagagagagagagagagagagagagagagagagagagagagagtgtgtgtgtgtgtgtgtgtgtgtgtgtgtgtgtgtgtgtgtgtgtgtgtgtgtaacaacTATCCTTGTACCCAGACTGTTACTATTAGTGATTATACCATATAAGTGTTGGACTTTGAAACTTTTTGTCACATTTCAAGTACTATGACACAATGAATTCTTTCCCTATAGAATCCTCACAACAACTTATTAAAAGCCCGCTTGACACAAGTGGCAGGAATATAACATCAACTACCACCCTGAAAACCACGAGGTCGAAGGCACATACATACCAGGAAGAAGAAAAATGGCTTCGGACGAACACGGAAAGGTCTTAAAAGTGGGGAAAGAAAAGTATCTGTCATGAcgaaaacaaacacattcaaacataaattatatcGCTTACTAGTGCTTAAAGACTGGGGTCAGAAGTCGAGAACTAAGCTACCATTAAAATACGGTCGACTAATTAGGAGGAAAAATAGGACTTCAAATTATTTGAAGATAAGAAGGAAACGTGACCAACAAAGACAGGAGCAGAAGTCATTAGCTGTATGTGTCACTATCGGCGATAAAGAGCGAACGATGAAGCTATCATTACGGAAAACCTTGCCATTGAAAACCACCATGAAAAAAGGTACGGGTAAACTTGGCAACAGCAATCAAGAAAGAAAACGTAGTCGTCCATACAGCACGTTCCCCATCGCCGAGGATTAGTGAAAAGACCGAAAGAAGAGTGACTCATCGCTACAGAAGCAAACGGAACCAGGACGAAGACGATATCTGCGAAATCCCTACTCTGAAAAAGAGCAAAGTTAAGGTGAAtcaaaaatttgaatattcttcaaaaaaattaaaacatcgCCAAAGACATCAATTACCGATTGTTAAGCAAAGAGAACACTCGCATACAAAGGATTGTGATGGTATTTCtgataaacaaaacataattattcAAGCTTGGAAAAACAAACCAAAGAAGGAAAAACATATTCTCTCTATGTACGCTGAGGCTGTTAACATAGGTTGCAACAGAGCCCTCCTAAAGAAAACACCATCACAAAAGTCAAAACCACATGTAGTTGTCTTCGATCTTGAAACTACATCGTGTTATTTGGATTCAGCTACCATTTGTCAAATCGCGGCAGAGTGTGATGACAAATCTTTTGATGTATATGTCGCCCCCCAACAGGAAATTGATCCCTGGGCAACAGCAGTCAATCATCTCACTTATAGAAAGGGTGAGCTCCACTACAAAGGCAAGCAAGTAAACACTGTATGTCCAGAAGAAGCCCTGAAGAAATTCATCAAATGGATCCCCCAAAATTCTGTATTGGTAGCTCACTGTAACAAACGTTTTGATGCACAAATCCTAGTACGATGTGCACAAGAATTAGAACTAGACAAGCGTTTAGAGAATAGATGTTATTTTTCAGACACCCATCCcatatttaaagaaaaattgCCTGGTAGAATATCGTATTCTCTAATGGCATTGGTGGAACAGAGTCTTGGTGATACTGATTGGGAAGCACATAATGCCATTGACGATGTGAAGGTGTTGCGTCAGTTGATGACAAAAACCACTGTTGACTATGCAGACCTGGAGAAACATAGCTTCACGGTTGACTGTGTTCGAAATAGGATCGGGATCAGAGCAACAATGTGGGAAAACTTACCAACACTTTTTCAGCTTATTTCCGAAAAGGTTATCACACAATACATGGCTGAGAAAATAGCCAAGTCTGGACTAACCTTTGGGCACTTGAATACAGCATTTATGGAAGATGAACAGTTTGGTCTTACACGACTATTGTCAGAGATACAGCCTGATGGGAAACCAAGGGTTACGAAGACCAAGAGAATCATTCGTAATATCGCATCGTATTTCGAAGAAGCACAAAACAACACTGAGTAACCGTTTACAGTAAAAACAGGCCATCTCAAGATAGAATGACGAAAGTTAATGGATTTGATAGAACCATTTGCATTATGCTCGGCAATGGACATGAACTTCAATAACTAAACATGAAACGCAAATGGAATGCCTAGAAAAAGTACTTGCGCAATTATATCCGAAGAACTTCTTACGAACTGTATTATGAGTGGATTACTTGCATATAGTTAGCATGCTAGCATCAGGAAAGTTCGAGATCCTAGTACAAACCTGCTTGACTAACATGTAGTGGTACTATGGTTTGAAGTTCTTACTTAGACATGGTAATACATATAGCCTGCTGACCAACATGTCATGGGACTATGGTTTCAAGTTCCTGGTGTAAACTAGGATTCTCTTGAAAGCTTATCTCAATAGCTTAGATGTATAATTGACTGACGGGCAGTTTCCTTTAGTTTTTGCAAAATAATGTCAAGAAATTTTATTTGATTGGTCTTGATGTGTatcatagtatacaatgtataagaAATTGTTTTGTGGAAGAATGACATCACACACGAAGTCAAAGGCTCAAGAGAAAATCACCAATTAATTGGTTATGGTGATATCTCCACAATATATTGTTGGACATGatttatttgaacaaataaAATTGCGACCTGCACTATTTACATTTTATGGGACGAAATTTTACCTTATTTGTATATACTCTAATGTATCCGTGTCATCACGAACATATGCCCATCTGCGCATGTCTATTATGCTTTGAATTTATATTCAGTCTATTCAGTTACTCTATTCGTGTCAGCACAAACATTTGCATGTCTGCGCACGCCTTTTATGGTTTGGAATTTGCCGGGGGTGAGTGGAATTTTGTTTACAACGAACGTCATTGCTCACTGTTCGCTGATCACATAATCAGTCTACTTATACTTACCCGTATATTATTCAAGCACCACGGTTTCTTTTGAATACCCCAACAGGTCTGCAGTTTACATATATGATCTGAGTTGGAGTTAATACCAGGTAAGGACTATAGGCCGTGTGATAGGAGTGCCAGACTTCAACTCGAACTCTCAAAATTCTAGAAAGACTTCAATGTCATTTCAGATATATATGTTCACTACATACTGTTCCCAACGTAAGATGTCCAAATCGCATATTCAGTTCAGGGAATTGTTGTTCAAGGAATCTAaagtaaattatttttaaagaGAAACTTATTATTTCAACACTGCATCTATATATCACGAAATTGTGTTCGGGGTATTAGTTGATATTGCATTGTAGTGTTTCGGAAGCAGCCGTCTGAGAATTGTTAATGAGTGCATGCAGAGTTCGGAAGTCTGACTGGGTTACATGGTAAATTCAGTTCTTAGTATTTAATATAGGCCTGTTATTTCATCATAAATTTATTGGTTAACTATGAATTAATGCAGGgctaatatttaataataataaatttgcATTGGGACATGGTTTAATACTTCATTTTAGTTAGCCTCACAAGGGACGACTTCACACTACGAAAAGTACAATTTATCCACCATTTCTTAGGCATACACAAATTTTACCCTAGCTGTGCATGACAAACCTGACGTTCATGTCTGTCCAGAGGTAGACCAAGACGAAGTACCACTTTGAATGTCTATAGCCCTACAGGGCAGGTATCACCATGGATAAATAAAGGCAAAGGTGGAACGCCATATTCGCACGGCCTGCAGCCGTGCACAACCTTTACTCCGAATGGAACGACGTGGTCAAACAAGACTTTTAGTTCAGTTGATCAGTGCACAAAATACACAAGCATATTTGTTACATTGTGCTTTGAGTCAAATTATCAGCCGTATCAACAGTAACACCCGTAGAAATTACCTGCTTTCttaaatttgtttactttcGGTTTGCATTGCTTTTGTTTAAGTTTTCACTGAATACCCGAGTCGATATTTTCCAAGAATTGTGGAAAAGTGAAAACGCTAATTTTTACTTAAAAGTGAAAGAACAAACCAATACATTAAAAGTACTGTGGATAATTCCATTTCATATTCTGCAAAACATTGTCAGGTCCGTATAAATGGTTGGATACCTAAACAGTCTAATTCATTAGGGAGAACTTTTTTTACTGAAACAAAATCACGTGtttgtcaaaatatcaaatgagtATGCAgatgaaatgttgaaaaatagGTTTTCACGATAAAAACTACAATTTTCCTTAAGTCAAGTTCATTTGTATTTGCCATATAACCCATATAAACCATACAGGTCTCTGAACGCTGTAATCATAAATCATTTCAGATTAAGTGCCAATCGAGGTAAACATCAGGTGTTATACATTAACTGATGGCATAGTATGTTTAAGAGGTTTCCTGTCACCCGCTGACTATAGATCGGTAGAACTGCGTGACTGTGTGCACTGAAGCATTACATAAGGAACTACTTGTACATTGAAATTCGATGCCACCATGTCCACAAAGAACACACAACATATAAACAGAAATATATCATTCTTTCTCACAACAGTTCTTTACTTATTTCACTTTTATGATATCACAACGACTAGAAACATTCCTTTGTGCTGTGACGATGAAATTGAGATACCATATACTGGGTGTCGTTTAAGTAAAATGTCAACGTGAATCCCTATCTTTCTGAATTAGTACACTATATTGTGGTTGTATTTCACTAGTGCtgtaataattgttttgttacATTAGAAATATCTCCTATAATGACTCTGTCATGTTTCTTCCAGTAGAGCAAAACTACACAGTTATTGGACTCCATATGCTACTGAATCAAAAGACAGAGAGAAAATGAGATACGTCCCATATTCCATGCTTAGAAGGATTCAAAATTTAATTCAAAATCACGAAGCCGTGCATTTATGAACACAAGAAGAGCTTCTTCAGAGCGTTTGTCACATCTCTATCAAAATCCCTGTGGAAAAGTGATAAATGTGAACAAGGGGAATGCTACAAAACAGGGAACAGTTTAATTGGACAAACATGCATAATCCAAAGGTATCTAGCGCTTCAGATATGACATTCAATAACAAACGTAAAGTGGATCCACTACATTCTGGTCCATCGATTGTCAAAGGCTCTAATGAAAAATTATCTGATATGAGATACAGCCATCCTACAATTAGGAAGAGAGAGACAGCCTACAAATGGCAACATGAAGACCTGAACATCAATGTCGAGAAGGCAACacaaaaatgcaacaaaacAAGTGAAATTTATGTCGATAATACTGTTGTTGTCCCTTCGAATAAACATAATTCAATCACATTCCAAAGAATGGTAGGTCAGAACCAGAAACAGGGAGGTATTATAGAGATCCCGCCTCTTTGGGAAGGCCgccaaaaatttcaaaaatttagcGTTGGGGCCATGAACACATCAAACAAAGAGGTAAAAATCAAGAAGAGCAAAGAACAAACATATACAGCAAAAGCGATCACACCACCCAAAATAACGTCTCCGGTCAGTGCAATCGAATATGGTCATCCCCCAGTGAGGAGCACACCTTTAAAAGATAATGGTACAAAGGAGATGGAGACACCCTTCAATTATGCCAACATGGCCATGAAGCAAACACAGAACGAAAAGGATCCACTGGCACCCgaaataatttgtattgaagATGATGGTGAATATCCCATGGAAACATTGCCTACATCAAGTCATGAACTACGCACATATTCCCTAAGCCCGAGCAGTTTTCTAGAGATGGtcataaaaaatgaaagtaatgTTTGTCAGTCTTTCGACCATGAATCAACAGTTGATATAGATGGTGGAAGAACAGCACTTCATTACAAGAGTCGTACAGCCAAGAAGAGAAAGATGAATGATAATGTTGAAACTCAGCATCACAACAAACACACTGTGAAACGAAGAAAGAAAATGGACCTCGAGGGAAAGACACACAATCATGAAATTGTCGACCCTTCCACAATCTTTAAACGAAACTCAGTACCAATCAAAGAAGGCTTAAAGAAGAAGAGGGAGGAGGAGAAGGAGAAGAGGAGGAAACAGAACGATGGGCATGCAAACACAACCACAAAACATAAACAGCGCAAAAAGGATCATCAGGCAGCCGAAATAATTTGTATTGGATCAGAAGATGGTAATGTTCGAGAGTCATTCGACCATGCATCAAAGTTTTGTAAAGATGGTGAAAGAACAGCACTTCATCACAAGAGTCACACTGCCA
It includes:
- the LOC144445274 gene encoding uncharacterized protein LOC144445274, yielding MTNRPKTIWVAKRYRVKLSETRQKNLTNIESTTRVPKKKQAQQTDQGHKSGTQEPSVQTNVLMFTNTMGDGISEYSRRPIADPVKSISHKTPVVVFDLDTTSLKRDTAICQIAAEYDGASFDTYVDPQQEFDDEASQINGFIYIEGQLFYKGDQVQTESLKAALKKFIEWIPQDSVLVAHNNKCFDALVLVRCAQICKLEKKLEEKCCFSDSLPIFREILRDQPRHSLQALAEEYLNVRDYRDQQFNAIEKTKMLRQLLMDDHTFDEVHLQNHSFTVDYARKMVAYKDYWELDFN
- the LOC144445275 gene encoding uncharacterized protein LOC144445275, giving the protein MYAEAVNIGCNRALLKKTPSQKSKPHVVVFDLETTSCYLDSATICQIAAECDDKSFDVYVAPQQEIDPWATAVNHLTYRKGELHYKGKQVNTVCPEEALKKFIKWIPQNSVLVAHCNKRFDAQILVRCAQELELDKRLENRCYFSDTHPIFKEKLPGRISYSLMALVEQSLGDTDWEAHNAIDDVKVLRQLMTKTTVDYADLEKHSFTVDCVRNRIGIRATMWENLPTLFQLISEKVITQYMAEKIAKSGLTFGHLNTAFMEDEQFGLTRLLSEIQPDGKPRVTKTKRIIRNIASYFEEAQNNTE